Proteins from a genomic interval of Rickettsia sp. Oklahoma-10:
- the greA gene encoding transcription elongation factor GreA: MNTKFPITTKGFEKLEYELRHLKHVERKKISEDIAEAREHGDLSENAEYEAAREKQAFIEGRIKELEDMTARAEIINIGKLSGDNIKFGATVTLIDDDSEEEVTYIIVGEYEADITRKRVSIASPIAKALIGKSVGDFVEVTTPKGSKSYEVVEIKYKELEL; encoded by the coding sequence ATGAATACAAAATTTCCTATCACTACTAAAGGTTTTGAAAAATTAGAATACGAGCTTAGACATTTAAAACATGTAGAGCGTAAAAAAATTAGTGAAGATATAGCAGAAGCACGAGAACACGGCGATTTATCTGAAAACGCGGAATATGAAGCAGCACGTGAAAAACAAGCATTTATAGAAGGGCGCATTAAAGAGCTTGAAGATATGACGGCAAGAGCGGAAATTATTAATATTGGTAAACTATCAGGAGATAACATAAAATTTGGGGCTACAGTTACTTTAATTGACGACGATTCTGAAGAAGAAGTAACATATATTATTGTAGGAGAATATGAAGCTGATATAACTAGAAAAAGAGTTTCAATAGCTTCTCCTATAGCAAAAGCGTTGATTGGGAAATCAGTAGGTGATTTTGTAGAAGTCACAACACCAAAAGGATCAAAATCATATGAAGTAGTTGAGATTAAATATAAAGAATTAGAACTTTAG
- a CDS encoding outer membrane lipoprotein carrier protein LolA has translation MKKILFLAVICFFVNSVTVYANNHTVILELKTYLRTIKSVAIDFTQEDSKNTIAKGKLLIRKPYFRCNYYPPFPLIIIGTKNFVSMYDYDMEQVSRINRSENIFNFLLEDNENFDKDFIFESVINEGNIFKITIYHTLTEKRSEITFNKATKQIELIKIFEDNNIVTITFDKIAKVQKFSDDLFKLKNPEIFGPPERLPKSEIEKKYIVSSR, from the coding sequence ATGAAAAAAATATTGTTCTTAGCAGTTATTTGTTTTTTTGTAAATTCTGTTACAGTATATGCAAATAATCATACTGTTATTTTAGAGCTAAAAACTTATCTACGTACGATAAAATCAGTTGCGATAGATTTTACTCAAGAAGATTCTAAGAATACTATAGCTAAAGGAAAATTATTAATAAGAAAACCTTATTTTAGATGTAATTATTATCCCCCGTTTCCTTTAATTATAATAGGTACTAAAAATTTCGTATCGATGTATGATTATGATATGGAACAAGTAAGTCGTATTAATAGAAGTGAAAATATATTTAATTTCTTATTAGAAGATAATGAGAATTTTGACAAGGATTTTATTTTTGAATCAGTAATTAATGAAGGAAATATTTTTAAAATTACTATCTACCATACTCTAACAGAAAAGCGTAGCGAAATTACTTTTAATAAAGCTACTAAACAAATTGAGCTAATCAAAATATTTGAAGATAATAATATAGTCACTATTACTTTTGATAAAATAGCTAAAGTACAAAAATTTTCCGATGATTTGTTTAAATTAAAAAACCCTGAAATATTTGGACCGCCTGAAAGGTTACCAAAATCAGAAATAGAAAAAAAATATATTGTTTCTTCCAGATAA
- a CDS encoding TIGR02281 family clan AA aspartic protease has product MNKKLIKFVFIVCSTIIVSGLLYKYINQHYPKFFKESQNIGSFCALLLILFSIIYSTINQNKVRKFCLQLAMWTAIFLVIITCYAFRFELNYAYHRVMSALIPSYKWSTEVGEIIIARSGDGHFYINAFVNNIKIKFMVDTGASDIALTKEDAQKLGFDLTKLKYTKTYLTANGENKAAPITLNSVVIGTEFKNIKGHVGLGDLDISLLGMSLLERFKSFRIDKDLLILNY; this is encoded by the coding sequence ATGAATAAAAAACTCATAAAATTTGTTTTTATCGTTTGCAGTACCATAATTGTAAGCGGTTTATTATACAAATATATTAATCAACATTATCCGAAATTTTTTAAAGAATCACAAAATATAGGAAGTTTTTGTGCGTTGTTATTAATATTATTTAGTATAATTTATAGTACTATTAACCAAAATAAGGTACGCAAATTTTGCTTACAATTAGCAATGTGGACAGCAATTTTTTTAGTTATAATAACCTGTTATGCTTTTAGGTTTGAGCTGAACTATGCTTATCATAGAGTAATGTCTGCTTTAATTCCATCATATAAGTGGTCTACTGAAGTTGGAGAAATTATTATAGCCCGTAGTGGAGACGGGCATTTCTATATCAATGCTTTTGTAAATAACATTAAAATAAAATTTATGGTAGATACCGGTGCAAGTGATATAGCTTTAACTAAAGAAGATGCCCAAAAATTAGGATTTGACTTAACTAAATTAAAATATACTAAAACTTACCTAACAGCTAACGGTGAAAATAAAGCCGCACCTATAACCTTAAACAGTGTAGTAATCGGTACGGAATTTAAGAATATCAAAGGTCATGTAGGTCTTGGTGATCTTGATATTTCACTACTTGGTATGTCACTATTAGAACGTTTTAAAAGTTTCAGGATTGATAAGGATTTGTTGATCTTGAATTATTAG
- a CDS encoding diacylglycerol/polyprenol kinase family protein: MVINDFDFEKKRKIFHLSAIIFPILYLFIPRTSIKLLLFIITVITLYLDILRHNNTRISKFVTRFFSKVIRPEENNGSFVLSGISFMMLGFFLTALFFPKNLVICSWLILIISDCLAALVGVKIGNSLSNGKSIAGSITFLVSAMFISILVYFYLGYNTSFIIIIISCIGATASEFYSKDLKINDNLSIPLAYCLFTTILFYII; this comes from the coding sequence ATGGTAATTAACGATTTTGACTTCGAGAAAAAGCGTAAAATTTTTCACCTATCGGCTATAATATTTCCGATACTTTATTTATTTATTCCAAGAACCTCTATTAAGCTCTTATTATTTATAATAACGGTTATTACATTATATTTAGATATATTACGTCATAATAATACAAGAATTAGCAAATTTGTAACTAGATTTTTTTCAAAAGTTATAAGGCCCGAAGAAAATAACGGCTCTTTTGTTTTAAGCGGCATTAGCTTTATGATGCTCGGTTTTTTCTTAACTGCTCTTTTTTTTCCTAAAAATTTAGTAATTTGTTCGTGGTTAATTTTAATTATTTCAGATTGTTTAGCTGCTCTTGTCGGCGTTAAAATAGGTAATAGTTTAAGTAATGGTAAATCAATAGCAGGTTCTATTACCTTTTTAGTTTCTGCAATGTTTATAAGCATATTAGTGTATTTCTATTTAGGATATAATACAAGTTTTATTATTATCATTATAAGTTGTATAGGGGCTACAGCATCTGAATTTTATTCAAAAGATTTAAAAATTAACGATAATCTATCTATACCTCTTGCTTATTGTCTTTTTACTACTATTCTTTTTTATATAATATAA
- the dnaX gene encoding DNA polymerase III subunit gamma/tau, whose translation MTDINSSNKYIPFARKYRPSNFAELQGQEVLVKVLSYTILNDKLAGGYLLTGIRGVGKTTSARIIAKAVNCSALITEDTVVNSVNLKYKRQGGKTIDNRATNDNVNNFKSIDYTIRTCEECTNCISFNNHNHPDIIEIDAASKTSVDDIRRIIESAEYKPLQGKYKIFIIDEIHMLSKGAFNALLKTLEEPPPHIIFIFATTEVQKIPATIISRCQRYDLRRLSFEEIFKLLKYITKQENLKADIEALRIISFKSEGSARDAVSILDQAASMSAKSDNIISSQVINQMLGLVDTSVIIEFFEYIICRETEKAINLINKLYGFSVNLEIFIESVADFIAYLNKVKMLPNYSLPIYESFNGRIKNILSEISLPYLSILWQIYNKGVTEIKNSYNQLTEAEMLVIKSIYSTSLPLLTDFDVNNQNSNQSINPEIKKKFEIVDFLEYLYKNNEIDMYYFLLNHTELKNFGDNRLEFCSFEATSNIKKQIEDLLVTFSKEKFEVIIIKEQNKQTLKNQLIGKIEANNDFALIKKHFPNAMISDILLKN comes from the coding sequence GTGACCGATATAAATTCATCTAATAAGTATATTCCTTTTGCAAGGAAATATCGTCCTAGTAACTTTGCCGAGCTTCAGGGGCAGGAGGTACTAGTCAAAGTTTTAAGCTATACTATTTTAAACGATAAGCTTGCCGGAGGTTATCTTTTAACGGGTATTAGAGGGGTTGGTAAAACTACCTCAGCCCGTATTATTGCTAAAGCAGTAAATTGTTCTGCTTTAATTACTGAAGACACTGTAGTCAATTCAGTTAACCTTAAATACAAGAGGCAAGGAGGGAAAACTATAGATAATAGAGCGACAAATGACAATGTAAACAATTTTAAATCAATTGACTATACTATTAGAACATGTGAAGAATGTACGAATTGCATTAGTTTTAACAATCATAATCATCCTGATATAATTGAAATTGATGCAGCAAGTAAAACTAGCGTAGATGATATACGTAGAATTATAGAATCAGCTGAGTATAAACCTTTACAAGGTAAATATAAAATCTTCATTATTGATGAAATACATATGCTTTCTAAAGGAGCGTTTAATGCACTTCTTAAGACTTTGGAAGAACCACCACCTCATATAATATTTATTTTTGCAACGACGGAAGTACAAAAAATACCTGCAACTATTATTTCAAGATGTCAGCGTTATGATTTAAGACGTCTTAGTTTTGAAGAGATTTTTAAATTACTTAAATATATAACTAAGCAAGAAAATTTAAAAGCCGATATAGAAGCACTCAGAATTATATCTTTTAAATCAGAAGGTTCAGCACGTGATGCAGTATCTATTTTAGATCAAGCAGCTAGTATGTCGGCAAAATCCGATAATATAATTAGCTCTCAAGTAATTAATCAAATGCTTGGACTTGTTGATACTTCAGTTATAATAGAATTCTTCGAATATATTATCTGTAGAGAGACAGAAAAAGCTATAAACTTAATAAATAAGCTTTATGGTTTTTCAGTTAATCTTGAGATTTTTATAGAATCAGTAGCAGATTTTATTGCTTATCTTAATAAAGTAAAAATGTTACCTAATTATAGTTTGCCCATATATGAATCATTTAATGGTAGAATTAAAAACATCTTAAGTGAAATTAGTTTGCCTTATCTGTCAATCTTATGGCAAATATATAATAAAGGAGTCACGGAAATAAAAAATTCCTATAATCAACTGACAGAAGCAGAAATGTTAGTTATAAAATCTATATATTCGACGTCACTACCATTGCTTACAGATTTTGACGTTAATAATCAAAATTCCAATCAATCAATCAATCCAGAAATAAAAAAAAAATTTGAAATTGTAGACTTTCTTGAATATCTATATAAAAATAATGAAATAGATATGTATTACTTCCTACTCAATCATACGGAACTTAAAAATTTTGGTGATAATAGATTAGAGTTCTGCAGTTTTGAAGCTACAAGCAATATAAAAAAACAAATAGAAGATTTACTAGTTACTTTTAGCAAGGAAAAATTTGAGGTTATAATAATAAAAGAGCAGAACAAGCAAACCTTAAAAAACCAGCTCATAGGGAAGATTGAAGCAAATAATGATTTTGCTTTAATTAAAAAACATTTCCCAAATGCAATGATTTCAGATATTTTACTTAAAAATTAA
- a CDS encoding YbaB/EbfC family nucleoid-associated protein — protein sequence MVNFNQFLKKAQSMQKKMQEAQEQMANARFNGKAGGGLVEITITGHSEVANVSVDESLLKVEEKEMLEDLIKVAFNDAKQKCDKDSQNSLSGALSGINLPSGFKMPF from the coding sequence ATGGTAAATTTTAATCAGTTTTTAAAAAAAGCCCAATCAATGCAAAAGAAAATGCAAGAAGCCCAAGAACAAATGGCAAATGCAAGGTTTAACGGTAAAGCCGGAGGCGGGCTTGTTGAAATTACTATCACCGGCCATAGTGAAGTAGCAAATGTTTCAGTTGATGAATCTTTATTAAAAGTAGAAGAAAAAGAGATGCTTGAGGATTTAATTAAAGTTGCCTTTAATGACGCTAAGCAAAAATGTGATAAAGATTCCCAAAATTCTTTATCAGGAGCTTTAAGCGGTATAAATTTACCATCGGGTTTTAAAATGCCGTTCTAA
- the dnaG gene encoding DNA primase has protein sequence MRVASEFYELLRNRINIFDVIRQKVVLTKKSGNYVGLCPFHQEKTPSFTVNDSKRFFYCFGCKAAGDVIKFTSNISGLSYKQSAIKLATDYGIEMPKLTVKQKEFYEESDEILNILELANKFFRTQLTPEILNYLHGRNITEKTVKEFSIGFAPKNNKFEKFFHDKNIDVVKLGKAGLIGKRENGEIYNLFSNRITIPIRNIYNKIVGFGGRVLGEGLPKYLNSPETIVFQKSETLYGENKAISSSYKKNHSILVEGYFDVIALHQAGFSEAVASLGTNVTEHHLNKLWRAGDEIILCLDGDNAGIKASIRTINIALPLINSKKKISFIRLPSGLDPDDAVNKNGADFFVKLIDTRISLSEMIWHIEYSGKSFKTAEEKANLEKNLKDYCSKISDSDLRVSYYRFFKDQIWQNLVIKQKKVITKSSNLIPIVSSHGYSELEMLEHAFCALLVKFPTILEEKDIKDFILNLNFNNKLLEAFRNWYLNEIIDNNVETSEITAIVKKTSFFDIFLLLSKTDNLFLDTSFNKNNIRLDLLWQWLHKKYYLINLQQEYTYIINSNDNHDFEKVLLYKKEILKIANELQVLNESFINHTII, from the coding sequence ATGCGAGTTGCATCTGAATTTTATGAGTTATTAAGAAACCGTATTAACATATTTGATGTAATACGGCAAAAAGTAGTTTTAACTAAAAAATCCGGTAACTATGTAGGTTTGTGTCCTTTCCATCAAGAAAAGACTCCTTCTTTTACGGTTAATGATAGTAAGAGGTTTTTTTATTGTTTTGGTTGTAAAGCAGCCGGTGACGTTATAAAATTTACTTCTAATATTAGTGGTCTATCCTATAAGCAGTCTGCTATAAAGCTTGCAACTGATTACGGTATAGAAATGCCAAAATTAACTGTGAAACAAAAAGAATTTTATGAAGAATCTGATGAAATTCTCAATATTCTAGAGCTCGCCAATAAGTTTTTCAGGACACAATTAACGCCTGAAATATTAAATTATCTACACGGGAGAAATATTACTGAAAAAACAGTCAAAGAGTTCTCAATAGGATTTGCACCAAAAAATAATAAATTTGAAAAGTTTTTTCATGATAAAAATATAGATGTTGTAAAACTCGGTAAAGCAGGTTTAATTGGCAAACGAGAAAACGGAGAAATATATAATTTATTTTCTAATCGTATTACCATTCCAATTAGAAATATTTACAATAAAATTGTAGGTTTTGGCGGTAGAGTACTAGGGGAGGGGCTGCCTAAATATTTAAATTCACCTGAAACTATAGTATTTCAAAAAAGTGAAACACTATATGGTGAGAACAAAGCAATAAGCAGTAGCTATAAAAAAAATCACTCGATTTTAGTAGAAGGTTATTTTGACGTTATAGCACTACATCAAGCAGGTTTTAGCGAAGCGGTTGCAAGCCTCGGCACTAACGTTACCGAGCATCACTTAAATAAATTATGGCGTGCCGGTGATGAAATTATATTATGTCTTGATGGAGATAATGCAGGCATAAAAGCTAGCATAAGAACTATTAACATAGCATTGCCGCTTATTAATAGTAAAAAGAAAATTTCTTTTATTAGGTTACCAAGCGGACTTGATCCCGACGATGCAGTAAATAAAAATGGTGCTGATTTTTTTGTAAAGCTTATAGATACAAGAATAAGCCTATCAGAAATGATTTGGCATATAGAATATAGTGGCAAGAGTTTTAAAACTGCAGAAGAAAAAGCTAATTTAGAAAAAAATTTAAAAGATTATTGCAGCAAAATATCGGATAGTGATTTAAGAGTAAGTTATTACAGGTTTTTTAAAGATCAAATATGGCAGAATTTAGTCATAAAACAGAAGAAAGTTATAACTAAAAGCTCAAATTTAATACCTATAGTTTCAAGTCATGGCTATTCAGAGCTTGAAATGCTAGAACATGCTTTTTGTGCTTTGTTGGTTAAGTTTCCTACAATACTTGAAGAAAAAGATATTAAAGATTTCATCCTAAATTTAAATTTTAACAATAAATTGCTTGAAGCGTTCCGTAATTGGTATTTAAACGAGATTATAGATAATAACGTAGAAACAAGTGAAATTACTGCAATTGTCAAAAAAACTAGCTTTTTTGATATTTTTTTATTATTATCAAAAACAGATAATTTGTTTTTAGATACCTCATTTAATAAAAATAACATCAGACTAGATTTATTATGGCAGTGGCTACATAAGAAATATTATCTAATAAATTTACAACAAGAATACACGTATATTATAAACAGTAATGATAATCACGATTTTGAAAAAGTTTTACTATATAAAAAAGAAATTCTGAAGATTGCAAATGAACTTCAAGTTTTAAACGAATCTTTTATTAACCATACTATAATTTAA